In Triticum aestivum cultivar Chinese Spring chromosome 5B, IWGSC CS RefSeq v2.1, whole genome shotgun sequence, the following proteins share a genomic window:
- the LOC123111909 gene encoding protein trichome birefringence-like 14 has protein sequence MKGGVLHRLLVNKLCLGLLLVLLVVPIVILLLGTTPEQLKLLSQGFLQQHGLEHIGDNVSALVVPAGPAYNDDTHTSITRRNKWNKDCNYAKGKWVADEKRPLYSGNECKQWLSKMWACRMMQRTDFFYESYRWQPHGCEMPEFSGPNLLSRLRHKTLAFVGDSLGRQQFQSIMCIATGGKYSPDVEDVGWKYGLVKAPGALRPDGWAYRFPETNTTILYYWSASLSELEPLNTTNSVTSYALHLDRPVTFLKKYFHGFDVLVLNTGHHWNRGKFNGNHWELYANGEPVGKGRLADLNRAKNLTLYSIARWVDSELASRPQMKAFLRTMSPRHFVNGDWNTGGSCGNSVPFSNGSEVLQDHSSDLPAERAVNGTQVKLLDITSTSQLRDEGHISNRTFRAPTGIHDCLHWCLPGIPDMWNELLFAQI, from the exons ATGAAAGGCGGTGTTCTGCATAGGCTCCTTGTCAACAAGCTATGCTTGGGCCTTTTATTAGTTCTCCTCGTTGTGCCGATTGTCATTTTGTTGCTGGGCACAACTCCAGAACAGCTGAAACTTCTCTCCCAAG GTTTCCTACAGCAGCATGGACTGGAACATATTGGAGATAATGTATCAGCTCTAGTTGTGCCTGCAGGTCCAGCTTATAACGACGACACTCACACGAGTATAACCAGACGGAACAAATGGAACAAAG ACTGTAACTATGCAAAGGGAAAGTGGGTGGCAGATGAGAAACGGCCACTCTATTCAGGTAATGAGTGCAAGCAATGGCTGTCCAAAATGTGGGCTTGTCGAATGATGCAACGCACAGATTTCTTCTATGAGAGTTACCGGTGGCAGCCGCACGGTTGTGAGATGCCTGAGTTTTCAGGTCCTAACTTGTTGAGCAG GCTGAGGCATAAAACTCTTGCTTTTGTGGGTGATTCCCTCGGGAGACAGCAATTTCAGTCCATCATGTGTATAGCAACAGGTGGTAAATACAGCCCAGATGTTGAAGATGTTGGTTGGAAATATGGCCTTGTCAAAGCTCCAGGTGCTTTGAGACCTGATGGGTGGGCTTATCGATTTCCAGAGACTAACACCACTATCCTTTACTACTGGTCTGCTAGCCTATCTGAACTGGAACCTTTGAACACAACAAATTCAGTGACTAGCTATGCGTTGCATCTTGATCGGCCAGTAACATTCTTGAAGAAGTATTTCCATGGTTTTGATGTTCTAGTACTGAACACTGGTCATCACTGGAACAGAGGGAAATTCAATGGAAATCATTGGGAATTGTATGCCAATGGGGAGCCTGTAGGGAAAGGTCGACTTGCAGATCTCAACCGTGCAAAGAATCTTACACTGTATAGCATTGCCAGGTGGGTGGATTCAGAACTCGCAAGCCGTCCTCAGATGAAAGCTTTTCTGAGGACAATGTCACCGAGGCATTTTGTAAATGGCGATTGGAACACTGGTGGAAGTTGTGGTAATAGCGTTCCCTTTTCTAATGGAAGCGAGGTCTTGCAGGATCATTCAAGTGACTTGCCTGCAGAGCGTGCTGTAAATGGAACTCAGGTTAAGCTTTTGGATATTACTTCTACGTCACAACTACGAGATGAGGGGCACATCTCAAATCGTACTTTCAGAGCTCCAACAGGCATTCATGATTGCTTGCACTGGTGCCTTCCTGGTATACCAGATATGTGGAATGAGCTCCTCTTTGCACAGATTTAG
- the LOC123111908 gene encoding alpha,alpha-trehalose-phosphate synthase [UDP-forming] 6 produces MASRSYSNLMELAGGADRDQPLPSLGQPRIPRVMTASGIVPGLDRADAAADADAYAASVASDDQSDQPPRERTIIVANQLPIRACRGADGAWEFSWDQDSLLRQLKESLRAHQGRAHMDFVYIGGLRDDIPAEDQDKVALELYERFRCVPAFLPDDLRSRFYHGFCKQQLWPLFHYMLPLSPELGGRFDRDLWKAYLSVNKIFSDKILEVINPEEDFVWVHDYHLMVLPTFLRKKFNRVRLGFFLHSPFPSSEIYKTLPVREEVLRALLNADLIGFHTFDYARHFLSCCSRMLGMKYESQRGYIGLEYYGRTVTVKILPVGIHLGQLQEVLNLPETGLKVAELIKEFRDRGRIMMLGVDDMDIFKGISLKLLAFEELLTQHPEYRGKVVLVQIANPARGKGKDVKEVQDESYAMVKRINEAFGQPDYQPVILIDRPLHFYERMAYYVVAECCLVTAVRDGMNLIPYEYIIARQGNEKIDRILGLSPFTRKKSMLVVSEFIGCSPSLSGAIRVNPWNIESVAEAMDKALHTGEGEQVLRHEKHHKFVSTHDVGYWANSFLQDLARTCQDHNKRRCWGIGFGLRFRCVALDTSFKKLAVEQLVYAYRKASTRAILLDYDGTLMPESSFGKMPSSKTINMLNSLCRDEKNLVLITSTKTRATLSEWFSACEDLGLAAEHGYFIRLERDAEWETCGLATDFSWKQIAEPVMKTYTETTDGSIIEDKETAIVWCYKDADRDFGSCQAKELHDHLESVLSNEPVSVKADLNYVEVKPQGVSKGLVAKRMLSTMQELGLPPDFVLCVGDDRSDEDMFEVITTAVDGPYLSPGATVFACTVGQKPSKAKYYLDEPADIKRMIRALARVSDQELAMEEGEDPPYPFLAGDDTSTDDTWLN; encoded by the exons ATGGCGTCGAGATCCTACTCCAACCTcatggagctcgccggcggcgcTGACCGCGACCAGCCGCTGCCGTCCCTCGGGCAGCCACGGATACCGCGGGTGATGACGGCGTCTGGCATTGTGCCCGGCCTTGACCGCGCCGACGCCGCCGCTGACGCTGACGCTTACGCCGCCTCGGTGGCCTCCGACGACCAATCCGACCAGCCGCCGCGGGAGCGCACCATCATCGTGGCCAACCAGCTCCCCATCCGCGCCTGCCGCGGCGCGGACGGCGCCTGGGAGTTCTCCTGGGACCAGGACAGCCTCCTGCGGCAGCTCAAGGAAAGCCTGCGCGCGCACCAGGGCCGCGCCCACATGGACTTCGTCTACATCGGCGGACTGCGCGACGACATCCCGGCAGAGGACCAGGACAAGGTCGCGCTCGAGCTCTACGAGCGCTTCCGCTGCGTGCCCGCGTTCCTGCCGGACGACCTCCGCTCCCGCTTCTACCACGGCTTCTGCAAGCAGCAGCTGTGGCCACTGTTCCATTACATGCTGCCACTGTCGCCCGAGCTCGGCGGCCGCTTCGACCGCGACCTGTGGAAGGCCTACCTGTCCGTCAACAAGATCTTCTCCGACAAGATCCTGGAGGTGATCAACCCCGAGGAGGACTTCGTCTGGGTGCACGACTACCATCTCATGGTCCTGCCCACCTTCCTGCGCAAGAAATTCAACCGGGTCAGGCTGGGTTTCTTCCTGCACAGCCCGTTCCCATCATCGGagatctacaagaccctgccggtTCGAGAGGAGGTGCTCCGGGCGCTGCTGAATGCCGACTTGATTGGGTTCCACACATTTGATTATGCCAGGCATTTCCTCTCATGCTGCAGCAGGATGCTGGGAATGAAATACGAGTCGCAGAGGGGGTACATTGGACTGGAGTACTATGGACGGACTGTCACTGTCAAGATACTGCCGGTGGGGATACATTTGGGGCAGCTGCAGGAGGTGCTCAACCTCCCGGAGACCGGGCTCAAGGTCGCCGAGCTTATCAAGGAGTTCCGTGATCGGGGCCGCATCATGATGCTTGGTGTAGATGATATGGACATATTTAAGGGCATCAGTCTGAAGCTTTTGGCATTTGAGGAGCTCTTGACGCAGCATCCAGAGTATCGAGGAAAGGTGGTGCTGGTACAGATTGCCAATCCGGCGAGGGGGAAGGGGAAGGATGTGAAGGAGGTACAGGATGAGAGCTATGCCATGGTGAAGCGCATCAATGAGGCATTTGGGCAGCCAGATTACCAGCCAGTCATATTGATCGACAGGCCACTGCACttctatgagaggatggcatactATGTTGTTGCTGAGTGCTGCTTGGTGACCGCAGTGAGGGATGGCATGAATCTTATACCATATGAGTACATCATTGCTAGGCAAGGGAATGAGAAGATTGACAGGATCCTGGGTCTCAGCCCTTTCACAAGGAAGAAGAGCATGCTTGTCGTGTCGGAATTCATTGGCTGCTCACCCTCCCTGAGTGGCGCGATTCGGGTGAACCCTTGGAACATTGAGTCGGTGGCCGAGGCAATGGACAAGGCCTTGCACACAGGTGAAGGTGAGCAGGTGCTGAGGCACGAGAAGCATCACAAATTTGTGAGCACACATGATGTCGGATACTGGGCAAACAGCTTCCTGCAGGATCTGGCGAGGACTTGCCAAGACCATAACAAGAGGCGCTGCTGGGGCATAGGATTTGGGCTAAGGTTCAGATGTGTGGCCCTTGATACGAGCTTCAAGAAGCTCGCGGTTGAGCAGCTTGTCTATGCCTACCGGAAGGCAAGCACGCGCGCCATTCTCTTGGACTATGATGGTACGCTGATGCCCGAGTCATCGTTTGGTAAGATGCCGAGCTCCAAAACAATAAACATGTTGAACAGCCTCTGTCGCGATGAGAAGAACTTGGTCTTAATCACAAGCACAAAGACCAGGGCGACCTTAAGTGAATGGTTCTCAGCATGTGAGGACCTAGGCCTTGCTGCTGAGCATGGCTACTTCATCAG GCTGGAAAGAGATGCAGAATGGGAGACATGCGGCCTGGCAACAGACTTCAGCTGGAAGCAAATCGCGGAGCCGGTGATGAAGACCTACACCGAGACAACGGACGGGTCGATCATCGAGGACAAGGAGACAGCAATCGTGTGGTGCTACAAGGACGCTGACCGTGATTTTGGATCTTGCCAGGCCAAGGAGCTCCATGACCACCTGGAGAGTGTCCTCTCCAACGAGCCGGTATCAGTCAAAGCTGACCTGAACTATGTTGAGGTGAAGCCACAG GGTGTGAGCAAGGGTCTGGTGGCGAAGCGGATGCTGTCGACAATGCAGGAGCTGGGGCTCCCGCCCGACTTCGTCCTCTGCGTCGGGGACGACCGTTCCGACGAGGACATGTTCGAGGTGATCACCACCGCGGTGGACGGCCCCTACCTGAGCCCCGGTGCGACGGTCTTCGCCTGCACCGTCGGCCAAAAGCCCAGCAAGGCCAAGTACTACCTGGACGAACCCGCCGACATCAAGCGCATGATccgggccctcgcgagggtctccgACCAGGAGCTGGCGATGGAGGAGGGCGAAGACCCTCCTTACCCTTTCCTCGCCGGCGACGACACCAGCACCGACGACACCTGGCTGAACTGA